Proteins from a single region of Pseudopedobacter saltans DSM 12145:
- a CDS encoding putative toxin-antitoxin system toxin component, PIN family, which yields MDSKVFLDANFLLDFLLKRKGYDIAFQLLSLAQKRKIKAFTNPSIIQTISFYLQKNFDPTISKVLLLELLKILTIVETDQETILNALNSPIKDIEDAIHYYTVLKHQLDYLITNDIDFLKLDSSLISIKTPTDFLKLFQD from the coding sequence ATGGATTCTAAAGTCTTTCTAGATGCCAATTTCCTACTTGATTTCTTGCTGAAACGTAAGGGATATGATATTGCCTTTCAGTTATTATCTCTCGCCCAAAAAAGAAAAATAAAGGCATTTACAAATCCTTCGATAATTCAAACCATTTCTTTTTATCTTCAGAAAAATTTCGACCCTACAATTTCGAAAGTACTTCTACTTGAATTGCTAAAAATACTAACGATTGTAGAAACAGATCAGGAAACAATCCTAAATGCTCTCAATTCGCCCATTAAAGACATAGAAGACGCCATCCATTATTACACCGTCTTAAAACACCAACTGGATTACCTGATTACCAATGACATTGATTTTTTAAAGCTGGACAGTTCTCTTATAAGTATCAAAACTCCGACAGATTTTTTGAAATTGTTCCAAGATTAA